Genomic window (Aureibacillus halotolerans):
AAGGGTCGCTGTACGGAGAAAAAACAGTTGGAGCTACCGCAACTGCTATCAGAATAGGATCTAGTGATTTGGCAGGGAGACAATCTGTGTTGATTGTTAATAATGATCCTGAGAATGATATTTTTGTAGGATTTGATAACGCAGTTACAACGGCTAACGGCATCCCTGTTTACGCAGGGCAGGAAAGGCTTTTTAAGGTAAGCAACATCACGTTGTATGCCATAGCATCTACACCTACAAGCGTAAGGGTAGCTGAGATCAAATGAGTGCGATTAAACACGCCGCACGACCTCAGTCAGCATTAGCGCTAGATGGCGTGGATGATTATTGTATCATTCCTCACCATTCAAAGTTTGACAGCATAAAAGCTATCGAATTTATGGTTTTTGTGCGCTCGTATAACGATAGTGGAAGCGCACTCCGCATTAATGCGTTTATTACAAAAAGACTAACTGGATCGTCAGAATCCGAATTGTTTTTCTTTTGCCGATCCGATAAAAGAAACACCTTGATTATCAGTTGGGGTGGCTTATCGACCAGGTGGGATACAGGCTACACGATACCGCTAAACAAGTGGACGCGTATAGTTGTACAGCTTGCAGATGGTGGAGATAGGCAACTTGTCGTCAATGGTGAAGTAGTAGCGAGCACTACAACTCCTGCCAGAGCGCTCAGCAATAGCGATCTGTATATAGGCAAAGATTCTGCATCAGCGCAATACTATACAGATGCGATTTTTAAATACGTGAGGTTCTGGGGAGATTCAACTCCCATCGCTAGCTACAACATGGACGATTGTGAAGGTACGACTCTTGTTGATGATGATGCAACCAACCCAATCCACGGCTTTATTGCAGGCGCTACATGGCGATACTATCAGCCTGTAAAGGGAGTGATTGTTGGATGATACATTCATTCGAGGTTTATAGTCCTTCAGGGATCGAAATTAAAGAGTACGATACATCAAAAACAAAAGAACAATGCGTTACTGAAATAGTAGACTCGTTGAAATCGGTCAAGTGGTACCGCATCCGATATCACCTATGTCATAACGAAGAGCAAAAGCCTTGTGATCCGTGGCAACTGGAACATGAACATGGAAATATACCAGACCCTGAAATTATTTAAAACATGGAGGTTTTAATAATGGCTAAGAACGATGTAAGGATTAAGAGAGTGCCTATAGAGTTGGACAAAACACGCCATTTGGTCTTTGACATGAACGCCTTTTGTGAGCTAGAGGACGAGTACGGTGATTTCCAAGAAGCGATGAACAAAATCAGTTCTGGTTCTATCAAAGCCACTCGCGCAATGTTGTGGGCGGCTCTAATCCACGAGGATGAAACACTCACACCTAAAAAAGTCGGTGCGATGATTGCTCCCAACCAACTTGAGGGCATAGTTACAAAAATTACTGACGCCATCACCGCAGCACTCCCCGAAGCCGATGAGTCTGACACAAAAAACAAGTAGAGCCTGATCCCAACGAATCCATGTGGGATTGGGCTCTTTTGCTATACCAATCGACCGAGGTACTTAACATGAGCGAGGACACTTTCTGGCGATCAACGCCACGGAAAATCTTCGCTCTTTTGCGTGTTTACAGGAAATTGAACGACAAGGATTACAACGAGCCAAAGCAAGCATTTGCAGAGGACGTCTTTTTCTAGGCAGGGGGTGAACAAAATTTATGCGTGAAGAAGTTGGTAATTTAGTCGTCAAATTAGGCTTAGACAGTCTTGGCTTTACAGAGGGCATGTCCAAGCTAAACAGGCAGATGAAGCTTGCAAAGTCCGAGTTTGATGCGGCTGCGAGCAAATTTGATAAGTTTGGTAACTCAACTGAAGGTCTGCGACAAAAATCAATCGGCTTGAACAAACAGATCACCATCCAGCGCACACGAGTAAAACAGCTAGAGCAAGCACACTCAGAGTCAGCCACCAAAAAAGGTGCGGATGCGGCCGCAACGGAGCGCCTGGCCATCCGACTAAACAAAGCACAAGCCGAGCTAGGGCAAATGGAGGGTGCGCTAAAACGTACCGATGCCCAGATTGCCAAACAAACCAACTCATGGAACAAACTATCCACCACCATGCAAACAGTTGGAGGCAGAATGCAACGAGTCGGCGACACGATGGGCGCAGCTGGTCGATCACTGACCACAGCCGTGACGTTACCTCTTGCGGCGTTGTCAGCAGGTAGCATCAAAACAGCAATTGACTTTGAAACAGCTTTCGCTGGCGTGAAAAAAACCGTCGATGCAACGGCAGCTGAGTTTGCAGTCTTTGAAAAAGGCATTCGAGATATGGCAAAAGAGATTCCTGCTGCCGCCACAGAGATTGCACGAGTCGGCGAAGCGGCAGGTCAGCTAGGCGTGCAAAAATCAGCATTGCTAGATTTTACGCGTACGATGGTTGATTTAGGCGTTGCCACTAACATGACGAGCGATGAGGCGGCAACCTCTTTAGCACGACTCGCAAACATTACAAAGATGCCTCAACAAGAGTTTGACAGGCTAGGCTCCACGGTCGTTGACTTGGGAAACAATGTTGCTGCAACTGAGCGAGAGATCGTGGACATGGGCTTACGTATCGCTGGTGCAGGGGCACAGATTAACTTGACCGAGGCAGAGGTATTAGGCTTTTCTGCCGCACTAGCATCTGTTGGCGTCGAAGTCGAGGCTGGGGGCTCTGCTATTAGTAGGGTTATGGTCGACATCGGTTCTGCCGTCGCAATGGGCGGCGAAGGGATTGCAATGTTTGCCAAGGTCGCTGGCATGTCCAGTGCAGAGTTTAGCAAAGCCTTTAAAGAGGATGCGGCTCAAGCGATTGTAGCGTTTGTTGAGGGCTTAGATCGTATCAGCAAGTCAGGCGGCAATGTGTTCGGCGTGCTTGAGGAGCTTGGTTTGTCTGAGATCCGTGTACGTGACTCCTTGCTACGCCTTGCCAACGCAGGTGACCTTTTAAGTGGCACACTAGATACGGCGACAACAGCCTGGGCAGAAAATACAGCACTGACCAAAGAAGCTGAGACTCGCTACGCAACAACAGCAAGCCAGTTAAAAATTCTTTGGAACCGTGTCAAGGATGTCGGGATCACACTAGGCAATGCGCTCATACCTGCATTACTCTCGACACTTGACGCAATGGAACCTTTGCTCAACACGATTGAGAACCTAGCTAATTGGTTTGCGGCACTTGATCCGAGCATGCAATCGGTCATCATTGTAGCTGGCGTACTAGCTGCCGCAATGGGTCCTGTGCTTATTGGTCTTGGTGCGGTTACTGCATCTGTCGGCTCAATTGTTGCTACGTTTGGCACTTTATCCGCATCCATCGCATCTGCTGGTGGGTTGATGGCGTTTCTTGCATCCAATCCGATCGGTTGGCTGACAGCTGCGTTACTCGCATTGGGTGGTGTAGCTTTAATTGTCGTATCCAATTGGGAATCGTTTGTAACGTACTTCAAAGCGATTGGCGACATGTTTAGTAGTCTTTTTAGTGGTATGGCTAGTATGTTTCAAGGGTTTGGGCTTGATATTACGAGTGGACTTTTAAACGGCTTACTGGCTGGCTTTGCGCCTATTACAAATGCGGTCATCAGCCTAGCAAATGGTATCGCTAGTACCTTTACGGCCATCCTTCAAATCTTTTCTCCTAGCCGCGTGTTTAAGGGCTATGGTAAAAATACTACAGAGGGCTATGAGGACGGTATAAAAGAGGGCACACCTAGCGTCCTAGAGACTGTTCGAAAGATGGCTGAATCAGTCAAGAGCGAAATGGAAAAGAACATTGACCAGCTCAATCGTATCGGCGCGGCTATTGTGGACGCGTTACGAACTCAATATGAAGAAGCAGAGAAGATACAGACAAAAGCACTTGATAAACAAGTTGATGCCGAGCGAGAAGCAAGCGAACAGCGCATCAAGATCTACGACAAAGAGTATGCGGAAAAGCTAAAACTCATTGACGAAGAGGCTTACAAGCAAGTTAAGGCTCTCCAAGACGAGATAGATGGAATCGACAAAAAGACGGAAGAAGAAGAGAAAGCGCTACGAGAACAGGAGTTTCAGAACAGAAAATCCGAGCTAGAGAAAAGAAGATCACAAGCCGAAACAGCGGATGAGCGCAAGAAGCTGCAGGAAGAGATTAATGAGCTAGTAGCGAACTATGAACGTCGCCAAATGCTTGAGCAACGCACGATCCGGAAAGAAGGTTTACGTCAGGAGATTGAGGACATACGTACTGCTGCTGACGAAAAGCGTGAGGCTCTCAAAACAGAGCTGGAGAATAAACAGGAGATCGAAAAGTCTAAGCTAGATGTTGTGGTGACGTCGCTAGAAGACGAGAAAAAAGCGATCTCTGAACATTTTAAAGCTCTCACAGAAGAGGAAGCGCTCCAGGCAGAAGCAAGAAAGATGTTCATTGGCAAGAACCAGGACGACATTGTGAAACTGCTCGAAACCTACAATCCAAAATGGCAAGACGCAGGACAGTCTTTTGCAGAGAGTTTGACGGAGGGCATTAAGTCACAAAAACGAACCGTTGCAGAAGCTGTTGGTGAGACGCTTAATTTGGCGCCAGTTGTTAAAGAACAGATTACCGCACTTGATGCACTTGAGAAACGTATTGAATCCTTAACCAATGTCGAAAGAGGAAGCAAAGGCAAAGGTGGCTCTGGCGGTGGCGCAGGTGACGATGCTGCAGGTGGTGGCGTGATTAATAGCCTTCCAGACATCGGCGGTATTGGTGCGGCGTCAACCGTAGCCCTCGAAAAGATCAATGCACTATCAGAGGGAACCGCATCCTTTGGTGAACAAGTTGCTTTAACGACACCTGTTGTAAGAGATTTTGGCGATGGAGTGTCAGATGCGACAGAGCAAGCAGTCAATGGATTTATGGCTCTATCCGATCAAGCGACGTTCCAACTTGAGAGACTTATGCTTGAGGGTAAACCAGTCGCAGAGGAATCAGCCGCAGCCATAACAGGCGTGTTTGATCAGATGGCGACAGAGACACTAAACATCCTTAATACCAATCATCAAGAGCAACTGTTACAGATGAAGAATTTCTTTGATGAATCGGAAGCGCTCACCAAAGAAGAGGAAGAAGAAGCGCTGCAAAAACTCAATGAGCATTACGTGGCGTGGAAAAAGGAGATCCAAGAAGCACAAAACAAAGTCCAGGAGATCCTTGAAACTGCAGCGAGAGAAAAGCGTGAACTCACGGAAACAGAGCGCAAACAGATTGACGAGATCCAAAAGCAGATGATCGAGGACGCGGTAACAAACTTTTCACAATCCGCAAAAGAGCAAACAGCCATCCTTGAGCAACTCAAAGACGATGCGACCAGGCTCACGCAAGAACAGGTCCAGGAGATCATAAAACAGTCTGCCACACAGCGCGACGAATCTACTAAAGCAGCTGAGGAGCAATATGCAGCAGTGGTCAAGGAGATCAAGCGACAACGTGATGAAGTTGGATCGATCACGGAAGAGCAAGCCGAAGCTTTGATTGCGGACGCTAAGAGACAAAAAGACGAAGCGATCACATCCGCGGAAGGTATGCACAAGGGTGTAGTCGATGAAGCGAGAGATCAATACGCTGAGCACCTGGAGATCGTGAACACTCAGACAGGCGAGATGTTTAATGTGTTTGAGTTTTTTGCTATTGACATGGTCAAGAAATCGAATGAACTTGGCACGGATCTTAACGAAGCCTGGGACATTGTTTGGGGCACACTGACAGATGTGTTTAGCGAGCGTATTGATGGCATCAAGAACATCTTTACAGAGTCGTGGAATGGTCCAAACGGCATCATCGCATTTTTGAAATCCATTAACTTGGTTAATATCGGGGGCGACATCGTTGACGGGCTGGTAAATGGTATCGAGAAAAAAGAAGCTAAAGTCGCATCGTCCATGAGAACGATCGGACGAACGGTTGACAAGGAATTACGACGGAGCCTGGAGGTCAAGTCACCATCTCGTAAAACGTTCCAAATTGGTGAGCACACAGGCGACGGCTTTGTACTAGGCATGCAGTCTAAGATTGCCTCAGTTGCTCGTATGTCTCGAGATTTTGCGAAAGCTGCCTTACCAGACGTGCCGAACTCACCAGGCGGTCGACTAGCTGCAGGAGGTGGCGGTGTCAACGTGACGCAAAACGTGACGATCAACAGCCCGACACCATTAAACGCCTCAGAAAATGCCAGGCTACTAAAACAACAATCTCAAAAACTAGCGCTAGAGTGGGGGTAAGATCATGCGCAGACTAACTTATACAAACAAAACAACTGGCGAGAGCGTGGTCCTATCCACCTCAGCGCCTTTTTTTGTATCCAAGATTGAGGGGGCAGGTAGCCCGACAGCAACATTTTTTACCCATAAAGCACCTACTCAAATGGGCGTTACCTACAGAGGCAGTACGTTAGAGCCTCGCTACTTGTCGCTCGAAGGTGCGGTGATGGGCAACAATTTAAATGAGATATATGAGAGAAGGGCTAGGTTGACCACGGTGTTAAATCCTAATGATGGTTTGGGAAGGTTACGCTACGAATACGCTGGCGGTGTCAAAGAGATTGATGCGGTTGTGGAGACGGTTGATTTTCCTGACCGACAAGGACAGCCGTACCAAATGTTTTTTATCTCGCTCATGTGCCCTGATCCTCTTTGGCAAGATGCAACCGTTACTAGACTTGAGATGAGCTATATTTCTGGTAAGTTCATGTTTCCAGTCAAATTCCCTAATATGTTTAGCCAACGTGCAGCACTCAAAACCTTTATTAATAAGAGTGCTTACGAGGTGCCAATCAAAATAACATTTATTGGTCCAGCCAGTAACCCGACCATTACAAATAGGACAACAGGCGAGCACATACGCGTTAATCGAGAGCTTGCGGACAACGAC
Coding sequences:
- a CDS encoding phage tail family protein; translation: MRRLTYTNKTTGESVVLSTSAPFFVSKIEGAGSPTATFFTHKAPTQMGVTYRGSTLEPRYLSLEGAVMGNNLNEIYERRARLTTVLNPNDGLGRLRYEYAGGVKEIDAVVETVDFPDRQGQPYQMFFISLMCPDPLWQDATVTRLEMSYISGKFMFPVKFPNMFSQRAALKTFINKSAYEVPIKITFIGPASNPTITNRTTGEHIRVNRELADNDILYIDTSFGNKSVTIVRGDGTRENAFNYIDLDTVFFQLVKGENKISYNSNNDSTKTRVLIEYRNRYLGV
- a CDS encoding phage tail tape measure protein: MREEVGNLVVKLGLDSLGFTEGMSKLNRQMKLAKSEFDAAASKFDKFGNSTEGLRQKSIGLNKQITIQRTRVKQLEQAHSESATKKGADAAATERLAIRLNKAQAELGQMEGALKRTDAQIAKQTNSWNKLSTTMQTVGGRMQRVGDTMGAAGRSLTTAVTLPLAALSAGSIKTAIDFETAFAGVKKTVDATAAEFAVFEKGIRDMAKEIPAAATEIARVGEAAGQLGVQKSALLDFTRTMVDLGVATNMTSDEAATSLARLANITKMPQQEFDRLGSTVVDLGNNVAATEREIVDMGLRIAGAGAQINLTEAEVLGFSAALASVGVEVEAGGSAISRVMVDIGSAVAMGGEGIAMFAKVAGMSSAEFSKAFKEDAAQAIVAFVEGLDRISKSGGNVFGVLEELGLSEIRVRDSLLRLANAGDLLSGTLDTATTAWAENTALTKEAETRYATTASQLKILWNRVKDVGITLGNALIPALLSTLDAMEPLLNTIENLANWFAALDPSMQSVIIVAGVLAAAMGPVLIGLGAVTASVGSIVATFGTLSASIASAGGLMAFLASNPIGWLTAALLALGGVALIVVSNWESFVTYFKAIGDMFSSLFSGMASMFQGFGLDITSGLLNGLLAGFAPITNAVISLANGIASTFTAILQIFSPSRVFKGYGKNTTEGYEDGIKEGTPSVLETVRKMAESVKSEMEKNIDQLNRIGAAIVDALRTQYEEAEKIQTKALDKQVDAEREASEQRIKIYDKEYAEKLKLIDEEAYKQVKALQDEIDGIDKKTEEEEKALREQEFQNRKSELEKRRSQAETADERKKLQEEINELVANYERRQMLEQRTIRKEGLRQEIEDIRTAADEKREALKTELENKQEIEKSKLDVVVTSLEDEKKAISEHFKALTEEEALQAEARKMFIGKNQDDIVKLLETYNPKWQDAGQSFAESLTEGIKSQKRTVAEAVGETLNLAPVVKEQITALDALEKRIESLTNVERGSKGKGGSGGGAGDDAAGGGVINSLPDIGGIGAASTVALEKINALSEGTASFGEQVALTTPVVRDFGDGVSDATEQAVNGFMALSDQATFQLERLMLEGKPVAEESAAAITGVFDQMATETLNILNTNHQEQLLQMKNFFDESEALTKEEEEEALQKLNEHYVAWKKEIQEAQNKVQEILETAAREKRELTETERKQIDEIQKQMIEDAVTNFSQSAKEQTAILEQLKDDATRLTQEQVQEIIKQSATQRDESTKAAEEQYAAVVKEIKRQRDEVGSITEEQAEALIADAKRQKDEAITSAEGMHKGVVDEARDQYAEHLEIVNTQTGEMFNVFEFFAIDMVKKSNELGTDLNEAWDIVWGTLTDVFSERIDGIKNIFTESWNGPNGIIAFLKSINLVNIGGDIVDGLVNGIEKKEAKVASSMRTIGRTVDKELRRSLEVKSPSRKTFQIGEHTGDGFVLGMQSKIASVARMSRDFAKAALPDVPNSPGGRLAAGGGGVNVTQNVTINSPTPLNASENARLLKQQSQKLALEWG
- a CDS encoding LamG-like jellyroll fold domain-containing protein, with amino-acid sequence MSAIKHAARPQSALALDGVDDYCIIPHHSKFDSIKAIEFMVFVRSYNDSGSALRINAFITKRLTGSSESELFFFCRSDKRNTLIISWGGLSTRWDTGYTIPLNKWTRIVVQLADGGDRQLVVNGEVVASTTTPARALSNSDLYIGKDSASAQYYTDAIFKYVRFWGDSTPIASYNMDDCEGTTLVDDDATNPIHGFIAGATWRYYQPVKGVIVG